In Lactuca sativa cultivar Salinas chromosome 5, Lsat_Salinas_v11, whole genome shotgun sequence, the DNA window ACACAGTACATGACTACAAAATCGTTGCACCGACAGTCCAGTGCATGTCAAACACAGATGAAGACCATCTTATTAAGTGTAAGATTATTGTCATGAAACTAAACTATAAGGGGTCaattttgaaattggaaagtagTATGTTTTGACATTATACATAAAAGAGTTGACTTTGAGATGGTCCATGATGCAGTACCGAGTTGTACCATAAAcaataaataatgattgaaagtACAAACCTCTAAGCCTTGAAGCTACACTGCCATTAGACATGAAAGGGTAAACCAAGAGTCTTTCCACCGGAGTTGCACAATAGCCAATCAACCGGAGCAAATTCCGGTGAACCGCTAAGCTAATGAGCTCCAATTCCGTCCGGAATTGTGATTCCCCTGCGGTTCCATTGATGTCTTTCAACCGTTTCACAGCCACCATTGTCCCATCTCCTAACTTTCCCTTGTAAACATTACCAAATCCTCCAGCTCCAAGAATGTTTTTTGAGCTAAAATTATCGGTTGCGTATTGGAGTTCTTTGAATGTGAAGCTTCTTAAGTTTCCTAAGTTCATTAAACCCTCTTCTGGTATGTCTGTCGATAGTTAATTTCAAATTAGATAGATACTTCGACTTTTTAGGTCAAATCCAAAAACCCTTTGATATTAATCATTGTAATATACCAAATTCATGTCAAATAAAATAAGGATTCATAGATACCATTGATATCGAGGATGCTTTGTTTATGGCTTCGGCTTCTCTTCCATAGAAGAACTCCAAGTGATACGATGAGAAGAACGAGACAACTTAGACTGATTCCAAGAGCAATTGCGACCCTTTTCGACTTGCTTTTTCCTGaaaatttttagagagagaaactcggtttagagtttagagagagaaagagaatcgAATTCTTTATATAAACTTCACAAATCATACCTGATGATGGATTAATCTCGAACGAGAGTGGCTCAGGTAAAGTCGATCCATAACAACCTTCATTAGCATGAGTTCCACATATCAAAGGATTACCCACAATACTGTTGAATAAAAACAATATCAAGAATTAAAGTACGATTTTTTAATGttaatttcaagaaaaaaaacaaataatcaaCGTAAAAAACGACTGAGGTTATATGATCAATCATCATACATACTTGAAAGTTCTTGCTGAAAACTTGGGAACTGGACCACTGAGATTGTTGTATGACAAGTCTCTGAAATTTGAACATATTTGTCGATGATTCAATGATTTATTTCAAAGGAAAGTTTACAAAAAAAGATAGAaaataaaacaacaaaaaaattaaaaaacttacAAGAGGGCAAGTTGAGGAACAGAAGCTAACGACAAAGGAATAGCTCCAGATAAGCTGTTGTTATTCAACCTTCTACTCATTACAtgacaaaaacaaaagaaaataggGTCAAACATTATCAAATTTgaagaaacaaaatccaaaattttcatgttttcaacgGTCAATTTATCGAACTAAAATTGACCCATCAATGATCATGTTCCAAATAAGGAGTTTTAGAGAGAGACAAAGTTTTGGATAATTACAGATATTGTAAGCTATTTAAAAGACTCAGCGACTCCGGCACGTGACCGGAGAGTTTGTTGTTTGATAGATCCACCGTTTGCAGCTTCGGAAGGTGGCCTATTCCGGCCGGAATTTGGCCGGAGATGTTGTTGTTCTGCAACAATCTGTTTTCACAAATCTTTAAAACATAAGAGATTTTCAAGAAAACACATTcgaaattccaaaaaaaaaacagatGACTTACACTTGACGGAGGTTTGTGAGATTAGCGATAACTCCTTGCAATGTTCCTGATAATCCTTGACTTGGAGCTCCACTGTAACAAAACCCATGAATTTTTTTAGATAAAACAGTGATGAATCGAAGATATATTACATATAATGTATATGTATAGGTTAAAAATTGAAAAGAACATACAAGCCAGTGACTAGATTATCAGGGGAACACGTAATCATAGCCCAGCTACAAGGGTCGACTGAATCTTCATCCCAATTGCTAAGAGCTCCATGAGGATCATTCAACCCATTTCTAATCAAAATCAAAGCTACAACTGCACGTACAAATTGAGATCAAGAATTTAAAAACCCATATATTATTTCAAAAACCCAGAAAAACCCAGAAAGGAAAACTGAAAAAAGGATAAAAAGAGGAGGAAGAGAGAGAAACCTTCTGGATTACGAGCTTcataagagagagaaagagtaggAGCAAAAAGAAAGAAACAGAGGAAGCAAAATCTGAGGCGTTGAAGCATGATCATCATTGAATGCAAGTGAAGAACAttaattttggaagaaatttcggGGGGAAATACCGTGAAATAAATGTGGTTTATATGATGAGTAAAGCTCTTCTGATTTCATTTGGAATGGTGGGGCATTTTCGTCTGCAAATTTGGGTAAGTCACAACATTTGCCATTGCAAATGGTATTTGTAAAGAGAGAGAAAAAGGAAAAAAGGAAAAAGGAAAGAAGAGAATCAGGTTGCGATGATACGGTGGTGTCAGTGACAGTGAGTGAGGGGTGTCAAGTGTAAATTATGGGAATTAAAGCTTCCTTCAAGTTGCTTTAATGGTTAACATGCACAGCTTTTGCTAACATGCGCATATTCTTTATCCTTCTTTAAACCAGTCTCTTTTTGAGCTTTTATCTTTAGTTTTTACACGGATGAAAGCAAGTAAGAAAcgtatatttttctataatttcaaatttatttaaataaatccaCTTTTTTTGCATTTTGGTTAAAGTTTAAGATGGTTAAAGTTCAAGACGatgaatacaaaaatatttttcctacTAAACAAAGTTAATTTAAAGAAATGACATTGATTTTTGAAGTCAAATTAAACAAATATTTTACTTCAGGGGTAATGAAATGACAAATCATAATCTTAagagaaaaagacaaaaataGTTTAATTTTTGATAAGTTTGGTTTAAGATTTAGGTAAAAGTTAAATGTAGACCTCACTATTCATTGTCTTCGAAGTCTTATGGTGCTCAAAAGCTCTAAAATAGGTCTTCTAGCTGTGAACTGGGCTGGATTGGTCCTAACCATATAAcctctaaaaatatttttcttatttttcataAGTTTCTttatgttttattcatatattttttgcATAGATTTAACAtttacacacaaaaaaaaaattcggtTTTTATTATTTGGTATTTTTCAAGGAATGTCTACAAAATACCAAAGAGAAAAACCAATTTCTAGTTATTTTTGCTTGTATTTATCGAAGATTACAAATAATGAGAATCCTAtcgaaaaagaaaaaatataaatatcGATCCAACCCATCTTCTCTAGCCTTTCCACTACACTCTTGATATGAAAGAGACCTCCAACCATAAAAAGCGATCTCAAATCTGGGTTCCCTCGATCACCCTCCCTTAAACCTAGTCGGGACAGATGAAGTCGCACCACATTTTATAACCTTCGAACCGAAAGCGTACATCTAAGATtggtttttttgtttatttcGCATGACTTttttagtgttcttggtgtttttgtaGAGGTTCATACCAAAACACCATCTTTGAGCTTAGAAAATGATATTTTCACATGTGTTCTTTACTAGGCATTCTTTTGATTATTTGTCtggtcttattttttattttattaatttttcacAACATTTTAACATGGATTGTAAGGGGGAAATGAACCCAAAGGAGTCACATGTAATGTACTAATGTTGAAGTCTAGAAATGCACACAATATTTTAGATGATGTCCTTCGGAAAGTGTATCGATGTATTCAAATGTACTTTCTCAGTaaagtatatatttttttttgtaaaatatgatAATTTCTCAGGAAAATAAAATTTCTCGAAAAAATATGAGAATTTCTAGTAAAATGAGACAATATCTTGGTACAATGCAATTTCTCAGTAAAATCTGACAATTTCTATATAAAATATGATggtgttttataaaatataattttttagtAGAAAATAACATTTTTTAATAAACATGACACGATCTTagtaaaatattacataaaatgcaACTTCTCACAATAATGTCATTTCTCGGCGATAATATGATAATTTTTTAGTAAAATATGACAATttctcattaaaaatataatatttccTAGTAAATACAAATTCATTGTAAAATATCATTTTAAGTGATAAATTCTTAGAATGAATAACCAAATTTATGCTTGCCTATGATCTTAAATAAAATTGATTATAGTTATTAATTCTTCAAgatatgtaaca includes these proteins:
- the LOC111920652 gene encoding probable LRR receptor-like serine/threonine-protein kinase At4g30520, with the protein product MMIMLQRLRFCFLCFFLFAPTLSLSYEARNPEVVALILIRNGLNDPHGALSNWDEDSVDPCSWAMITCSPDNLVTGFGAPSQGLSGTLQGVIANLTNLRQVLLQNNNISGQIPAGIGHLPKLQTVDLSNNKLSGHVPESLSLLNSLQYLRLNNNSLSGAIPLSLASVPQLALLDLSYNNLSGPVPKFSARTFNIVGNPLICGTHANEGCYGSTLPEPLSFEINPSSGKSKSKRVAIALGISLSCLVLLIVSLGVLLWKRSRSHKQSILDINDIPEEGLMNLGNLRSFTFKELQYATDNFSSKNILGAGGFGNVYKGKLGDGTMVAVKRLKDINGTAGESQFRTELELISLAVHRNLLRLIGYCATPVERLLVYPFMSNGSVASRLRGKPSLDWNARKKIAIGAARGLLYLHEQCDPKIIHRDVKAANVLLDEFCEAVVGDFGLAKLLDHADSHVTTEVRGTVGHIAPEYLSTGQSSEKTDVFGFGILLLELITGMRAFEFGKTVNQKGAMLEWVKKSHQEKKVELLVDKELGTNYDQIDVSEMLQVALLCTQYIPGHRPRMSEVLRMLEGDGLAEKWAATHNHVSHNTTIRNQTKNGCMVQKLDDNDDDYTSSMLGVMLMDDDHDAHAMELSGPR